Genomic segment of Sarcophilus harrisii chromosome 4, mSarHar1.11, whole genome shotgun sequence:
GGTCCCTTTACAGTACTTGCTTTGGTTGCCCAGAGAGGGCTTGCTTCAATGGAGTAGAAAATCAAGCAGTGGGCACCTCTTCCAGGCTAATTTAACTAGGAGTGGATGTTGTGGAGGACTCTTCCTTAGCAGCAGGAGGGGGAACAGGAGGGTCCACAGACTGAGGGGGTGCAGGAACTTGGCTGGCAGCAGGAGGTCTGGCAGGAGGTGGTGACACAGGCTACAGGCTTGCAGCACACAGGCACACAGACAACAGGTTTGCAGCAGACAGGCATGCAGCAGGTGGACTGGCAGGGGCTGGACACACAGCAGGAGGAGCTGCAGGGACTAGCCTGGCAGCAGCTGGACTGGCAGGGGCTGGACACACAGCAAGAGGGGCTGCAGGGGCTAGCCTGGCAGCAGCTGGACTGGCAGGGGCTGGACACACAGCAAGAGGGGCTGCAGTGACTAGCCTGGCAGCAGCTGGACTGGCAGGGGCTGGACACACAGCAAGAGGGGCTGCAGGGGCTAGCCTGGCAGCAGCTGGACTGGCAGGGGCTGGACACACAGCAGGAGGGGAACAGCTTCCAGCTCCACAGACTGCCTGGCAGCTGGTCACCACAGGGCACGCTGGGTGGCACAGCAGGGTCACACAGGAGGCCGGGCGGCAGCAAGGACGGACACAGCAGACGGGCTTGCAGCACACGGGCACGGAGCAGGTTGGCTGGCAGCTAGGGGAGCAGCTGGTGTGGCACATGGTGGGTGAGGTAGATGGGATTTTCAGGAAAGGAGCTGAGGAGGAGGGATGGGTTTGGAGTGCTCCTTCCCCTCTGCCCAAGGCTTTTATACCCCTctgcaatgtgtgtgtgtgtgtctgtgtgtctgtgtgtgtatatacctgTACCATAACAAATAGAAGCTGTTTTCTTTCCTGTTGCTCCTCCTACCCTTCCTCCTCCCAGCTTATTAACCTCCTGAATAGATCCTTGTCCAGTGTTTCTTAGGCCATCAGATTGTTCCCTGTAATTTGCGTCTCCTCTGAGGTCACTGTCCTCTTTGTTTAATTATGTCTTCATACTgattcctccttcttccttcaaaGCCAAAGCCAGAGCTCTTGGGTGAGTC
This window contains:
- the LOC116423681 gene encoding keratin-associated protein 4-4-like yields the protein MPAYSSSHTGSMFTLEGPTHTRAVLARGSSPRVSLAGSLCTPSIQAASRMFHTNTASSPRTRQPQPIPGLTLPANLLRARVLQARLLCPSLLPPGLLCDPAVPPSVPCGDQLPGSLWSWKLFPSCCVSSPCQSSCCQASPCSPSCCVSSPCQSSCCQASHCSPSCCVSSPCQSSCCQASPCSPSCCVSSPCQSSCCQASPCSSSCCVSSPCQSTCCMPVCCKPVVCVPVCCKPVACVTTSCQTSCCQPSSCTPSVCGPSCSPSCC